The DNA region GAGCACTTTGCGAAGATGGATTTGCCCGTCTTCACCATTTCCTCCGTTACCGGCGAGGGCCTGGACGCGCTACTCTTCGCAACCAAGGAAGAACTGGCCAGGGCGCGCGAACAGGCCCAGGCCGAAGAACAGGAAGCGCGGGATACGAACCTGATCCATGAGTGATCGCAAGAAACATCTGAAAGACGTGCGCCGCATCGTCGTGAAAGTTGGCTCCCAGGTGCTCGCCCGCGAGGGCGCGCTGAGCCCGGAGTCCTTCGACGCGCTCAGCGCGCAGCTCTCCGCCCTCATCAAGGCCGGCCACCAGGTCGCGCTGGTTTCCTCGGGCGCCATTGCCGCCGGCCGCTTCGAGCTGGGGCTCAAGGAGCGCCCACGCACCATCCCGCTCAAACAGGCCAGCGCCGCCGCCGGACAGGCCGTGGTGATGCGCGAATACTCGAAGCGCCTCGCCGATCACAGCCTCAAGGTCGCGCAGATTCTGCTCACGGCCGACGACCTGAAAAACCGCCGCCGCTTCCTCAACGCGCGCAACACGCTGCTCACGCTCTTCGAACTCGGCGGCGTGCTGCCCGTCATCAACGAGAACGACACCGTGGCCGTCGAAGAGATCAAGTTCGGCGACAACGACCGCCTGAGCGCCCACGTCACGAACCTCATCGGCGCCGACCTGCTGGTCATTCTCTCCGACATCGACGGGTTCTATGACGCCGATCCCAACCGCGTCGAGGGCGCGAGGCGCTACGAGTTCATCGACCAGCTCACGCAGGTCCACTTTCGCCAGGCCGATACCACCAAGAGCGACGTGGGCATTGGCGGCATGGTGAGCAAGCTCGAAGCCGCGCGCATGGCCGCTCTCTCGGGAGCGGCCACGGTGATTGCGTGCGGGTTCGAAAGCGACGTGCTCGGCCGCATCCTGGCCGGCGAGAACATCGGCACATTCTTTGCCGGCGGTGAGGGCATCGGTCTTCGCAAGCATTGGATCGCCTGCTCGGTGGAGCCGACCGGCGACATCATCGTCGACGAAGGCGCGGTCAAGGCGCTCACCGGCAACGGGGGGAGCCTGCTGCCCTCGGGCATCATTGAAGTGCTCGGCGACTTCGGCGT from Chrysiogenia bacterium includes:
- a CDS encoding glutamate 5-kinase; its protein translation is MSDRKKHLKDVRRIVVKVGSQVLAREGALSPESFDALSAQLSALIKAGHQVALVSSGAIAAGRFELGLKERPRTIPLKQASAAAGQAVVMREYSKRLADHSLKVAQILLTADDLKNRRRFLNARNTLLTLFELGGVLPVINENDTVAVEEIKFGDNDRLSAHVTNLIGADLLVILSDIDGFYDADPNRVEGARRYEFIDQLTQVHFRQADTTKSDVGIGGMVSKLEAARMAALSGAATVIACGFESDVLGRILAGENIGTFFAGGEGIGLRKHWIACSVEPTGDIIVDEGAVKALTGNGGSLLPSGIIEVLGDFGVGEAVRVKAVGGAEIARGLVTYTSDDLREIAGHKTGEIEEILGYKYYDEVIHRDDMVITKGHQPVCDEDH